A single window of Sparus aurata chromosome 12, fSpaAur1.1, whole genome shotgun sequence DNA harbors:
- the ccng2 gene encoding cyclin-G2, whose amino-acid sequence MDAFKLMKELRMNYEQEVQYLPKETGLSLIESTMQDDSRISAKCRDAKVEDLWSLTSFFGYSTQTFVLAVNLLDRFLAMMRIQPKHLSCVSLSCLHMAAKVTEEECNVTSTDELIRIGQCRFSVSDLGRMEKIVAEKLNFKSKAITALTFLHLYHQIALSHSTDRKETLSLEKLEAQLKACLCRISFSKAKPSVLALSLLMQEIESVQSGDMLEIAYHIQRHLKIADGELLLWSERVALCLSDYASPECSKPNHRKLQWIVSRRTAQNLHSYRSVPELPTIPEGCWDESESEDSCEDVMSSGEESLSSSLGSDAEGPFFPLHLRRQKHRQHFHA is encoded by the exons ATGGACGCCTTCAAGCTGATGAAGGAGCTGCGGATGAATTATGAGCAGGAGGTTCAATATCTTCCGAAAGAGACTGGACTCAGCCTCATTGAATCAACGATGCAG GATGACAGTCGGATCTCAGCTAAGTGCCGAGATGCCAAAGTGGAGGACCTGTGGAGCCTGACCAGCTTCTTTGGTTACAGCACACAGACCTTTGTCCTGGCTGTTAACCTGCTCGACAGATTCCTGGCCATGATGAGG ATCCAGCCGAAGCACCTGTCCTGCGTCAGCCTCAGCTGCCTCCACATGGCGGCCAAAGTGACTGAGGAGGAGTGCAACGTGACGTCCACCGACGAGCTCATACGCATCGGACAGTGCAGGTTCTCCGTGTCCGACCTTGGGCGCATGGAGAAGATCGTTGCAGAGAAGCTCAACTTCAAGTCCAAAGCCATCACTGCCTTAACCTTTCTGCATTTGTACCACCAGATCGCACTTTCACACtccacagacag GAAGGAGACTCTGAGCCTGGAGAAGCTGGAGGCTCAGCTCAAAGCCTGTTTGTGTAGGATCTCCTTCTCAAAAGCAAAG CCGTCAGTCCTAGCCTTGTCTCTCCTGATGCAGGAGATTGAATCCGTTCAGTCGGGCGACATGTTGGAGATAGCCTATCACATCCAGAGACACTTGAAG ATTGCAGATGGCGAACTCCTACTATGGAGCGAGCGTGtcgctctgtgtctgtctgactaCGCCTCCCCTGAATGCAGCAAACCCAACCACAGGAAGTTGCAGTGGATTGTGTCGCGGCGGACTGCCCAGAACCTGCACAGCTACCGCAGTGTCCCCGAGCTACCCACCATCCCTGAGGGCTGCTGGGATGAGAGTGAGAG TGAGGACTCATGTGAGGATGTGATGAGTTCAGGTGAAGAGTCTCTCAGCAGTTCTCTTGGCAGTGACGCCGAAGGGCCCTTCTTTCCTCTGCACCTCCGCCGCCAAAAACACCGCCAACACTTCCACGCCTGA
- the taf1c gene encoding LOW QUALITY PROTEIN: TATA box-binding protein-associated factor RNA polymerase I subunit C (The sequence of the model RefSeq protein was modified relative to this genomic sequence to represent the inferred CDS: deleted 1 base in 1 codon), with translation MDYQFPPQLFPSFFNSGPPHSVLKHSAGDWGCYDRVIPQGDPGPLSSWTFTSRHQVRGEKWLHTEPVPVPLLSPQNAYLWPATPPDPQNFTEHMQNFFMDNCQDSFGCMSEILGENFNFNKRAREKCKTDSTHLTEVKKFLDMLKYKICQQTYTCKSLNAYSTLMSDVVHGIPPELLGALLHEELTEQRDRQLLCEGATGGSLAFIPFSQSDSRSQNGCLLYAGSQGLDKLNFHMVELQHHRGGSSCVDTGDSDPFCFQLKGPIRQISTASIFNEYCVGVRSPHLCGVWRFSERNEPHLLQVVNTKEVATCISISPHVLGEVLVVSESGVAKLWTVGRGMQTVREEDHNLYFNAKSSWRWCEFSAHPRVMLYADRTGVELTDIRVNPALCHTLFRISNTSGCRSGERLLLSRYLGNVHSFHHLISTQYSAYIMDERFPSVPMLKCDHMMQSPPIFCDVIPGSVFSGSAEDGAKTTKVLLGSHSSQEITMLQYSGGRAEACFSLGPPQALLRPKDSLKHLPVQIPHRLDTATNRLSSPATGLTSIQKKGGREAGADECICILQLTEAGDIFYQILEPEQRDASRPSTVEDEPLPQQGTKKQSRTTAEQLHSGSQLFASDTSSDEDVIGPTQGPTVQRLVPETQVKERELNVLSDASSEDSESARKGPKLRRMSLQVVVNDPELDPVSGLDADKKDENGSKNDTDNTEEPSGVGEMSSGSSSGLSHVAPVKLSNSTLVTWKHWLQKLTHWSREKKPRPHCLQHFTISTDDLLPLSDDDDDARDFTEEEHVQSLRSNLKACMSKRSLLVHRDIAASLGAPDVIPVPDPVDTEAWTDQLSHRLTISWQGEEVWREWWEDQLGLNREVKVEALRRKRRREKEAKRATGRRLELSGSFTSSVSYQSELSDFSDSTGWSSAASQGAWSENEGAGSQSEGFLEHGTPRASSPSTLQTDTPAPTPTATPQHVKEKQGDQQTRSGSHTLSLSQTPKPDSTPTSQRKNKRPPKDYLSSLFAPQDEPSQHDSYFLEEGSTMHPLTPPVAPPSSQLRSSQSVPLRTPRADLSQDAFSLSGFSQSLSQSSQGRLGLSQAKKKKSRMGF, from the exons ATGGATTACCAGTTTCCACCGCAGCTTTTCCCTTCGTTTTTCAACAGCGGACCGCCTCACTCGGTCCTGAAACATTCCGCTGGAGACTGGGGCTGCTACGACCGAGTTATACCTCAG GGTGACCCGGGTCCTCTCTCCAGCTGGACATTTACATCCAGACATCAGGTCAGAGGAGAGAAGTGGCTTCACACTGAGCCAGTACCGGTTCCCCTCCTGTCCCCTCAAAACG CTTACCTGTGGCCTGCGACGCCTCCAGATCCGCAAAACTTCACAGAACAT atGCAGAATTTCTTCATGGATAACTGCCAGGACTCCTTCGGGTGCATGAGTGAAATTCTGGGTGAAAACTTCAACTTCAACAAAAGAGCGAGAGAG AAATGTAAGACTGATTCAACCCACCTGACAGAAGTGAAAAAGTTCCTCGACATGCTGAAGTACAAAAT ATGCCAGCAGACATATACTTGCAAATCACTGAACGCGTACAGCACGCTGATGTCGGACGTGGTCCACGGCATCCCTCCTGAGCTGCTGGGTGCCCTGCTGCACGAGGAGCTGACAGAGCAGAGGGACCGCCAGCTGTTATGTGAAGGAGCCACCGGGGGCTCTCTGGCTTTTATCCCATTCTCACAGAGTGACAGCAGATCTCAGAATGGCTGCCTCCTCTACGCTGGAAGTCAGGGACTGGACAAACTCA ACTTCCACatggtggagctgcagcatcacagaGGAGGTTCCTCCTGTGTTGACACCGGTGACAGTGACCCATTCTGCTTCCAGCTGAAAGGCCCCATCAGACAGATCAGCACTGCCTCCATCTTCAATGAAT aTTGTGTTGGCGTACGTTCGCCTCACCTGTGTGGAGTCTGGAGGTTCAGTGAGAGAAACGAACCTCACCTGTTGCAAGTTGTCAACACCAAGGAGGTCGCAACCTGCATCAGCATCAG TCCTCATGTTTTAGGTGAAGTTCTGGTGGTGAGTGAGAGCGGAGTAGCAAAGCTGTGGACTGTTGGCAGAGG GATGCAGACGGTCCGGGAAGAAGACCACAACCTGTACTTCAATGCCAAGTCGTCATGGCGATGGTGCGAGTTCTCCGCCCACCCGAGGGTGATGCTGTATGCAGACAGAACGGGGGTGGAGCTCACAGACATCAGA GTGAATCCTGCCCTCTGTCACACTCTGTTTCGTATCAGCAACACTTCAGGGTGTCGTAGTGGGGAGAGACTCCTTCTGTCCAGATATCTGGGAAATGTCCACTCCTTCCACCACCTCATCAGCACTCAG tacTCTGCCTACATCATGGACGAGCGTTTCCCCAGCGTGCCCATGCTGAAGTGCGATCACATGATGCAGTCCCCGCCCATATTTTGTGACGTCATTCCTGGATCTGTCTTTTCTGGCTCAGCAGAGGATGGGGCTAAGACTACAAAGGTCTTGCTGGGCTCCCACAGTTCTCAGGAGATCACAATGCTGCAATACTCTG gaggcaGAGCGGAGGCCTGTTTCAGTCTAGGTCCCCCTCAGGCTCTGCTCAGACCAAAGGACAGTCTGAAACACCTTCCCGTCCAAATCCCTCACCGCCTGGACACCGCAACTAACAGATTGTCTTCACCTGCCACAG GTCTGACATCTATCCagaagaaaggaggaagagaagcagGTGCAGATGAGTGTATATGTATCCTGCAGCTGACAGAGGCAGGAGATATTTTCTATCAGATCCTCGAGCCTGAACAGCGAGACGCCTCTCGACCATCAACTGTAGAGGACGAACCTCTGCCTCAACAAGGAACCAAAAAACAGTCAAGAACAACTGCAGAACAGCTTCATTCAGGCTCACAGCTCTTTGCATCGGACACATCAAGTGATGAAGACGTAATCGGGCCGACTCAGGGTCCAACTGTGCAGAGACTTGTCCCTGAAACACAAGTGAAGGAACGAGAGCTAAACGTTCTCTCTGACGCTTCCTCTGAGGATTCAGAGTCAGCACGGAAGGGTCCGAAGCTGAGGCGCATGTCGCTGCAGGTTGTCGTCAATGATCCCGAGCTGGATCCAGTGAGTGGACTGGACGCAGATAAGAAAGATGAAAATGGGAGTAAGAATGACACGGATAATACAGAGGAACCCAGCGGTGTGGGGGAAATGAGCAGTGGCTCAAGTAGTGGCTTGAGTCACGTAGCTCCGGTAAAGCTCAGCAACAGCACTCTCGTCACGTGGAAACATTGGCTTCAGAAATTGACGCATTGGAGTCGTGAGAAGAAGCCCCGTCCCCACTGCCTGCAGCATTTCACGATCAGCACTGATGATCTCCTCCCCttgtctgatgatgatgacgatgcaAGGGATTTTACAGAAGAGGAGCATGTACAGAGTCTGAGAAGTAATCTGAAGGCATGTATGTCCAAACGCTCGCTGCTGGTTCACAGAGACATCGCAGCCTCCCTCGGGGCTCCAGATGTGATACCTGTACCAGACCCAGTGGACACAGAAGCCTGGACAGACCAGCTCAGCCACCGCCTGACTATCTCCTGgcagggggaggaggtgtgGCGGGAATGGTGGGAGGACCAGCTGGGGCTGAAC AGGGAGGTGAAGGTTGAGgctctgaggaggaagaggaggagggagaaagaggcgAAGAGAGCCACTGGCCGGCGCCTGGAGCTGTCCGGGAGCTTCACCTCGTCTGTCAGCTACCAGTCAGAGCTAAGTGATTTCTCTGATTCGACAGGCTGGTCTTCTGCAGCGAGCCAGGGGGCATGGTCAGAAAATGAAGGTGCGGGGTCCCAGTCTGAGGGCTTTTTGGAGCATGGCACACCAAGAGCTTCATCCCCCTCCACATTGCAAACAGACACTCCAGCTCCCACGCCGACCGCCACACCTCAACATGTCAAAGAAAAGCAAGGCGATCAGCAGACTCGTAGCGGCTCCCACACCCTCTCTCTGTCCCAGACACCCAAACCTGACTCCACGCCGACCAGTCAGAGGAAGAACAAACGTCCACCCAAAGACTACCTCAGCTCTCTGTTTGCGCCACAG GACGAACCCTCTCAGCATGACAGCTACTTCTTGGAAGAGGGGAGCACCATGCACCCCCTAACACCACCTGTGGCCCCCCCCTCGTCTCAGCTCCGCAGCTCCCAGTCTGTCCCTCTTAGGACCCCCAGGGCGGATCTGTCGCAGGACGCTTTCTCTTTGTCTGGTTTCTCCCAGTCGCTGTCCCAGAGTTCACAGGGTCGACTGGGGCTGTCGCaagccaagaagaagaagtcgCGAATGGGATTTTAA